One Thermoanaerobacter pseudethanolicus ATCC 33223 genomic window, TGAAGTGTATTTATCTTTAGGTTCTAATTTAGGAGATAGGGAAGAAAATTTAAAAAGAGCCGTTTTTGAGTTAGAACACTGGGAAGGCATAATTTTAAAGAAGCTTTCTCCTATTTATGAAACAAAACCTGTAGGATATTTAAACCAGGATATGTTTTTAAATATTGCAGTTGAAGTGGAGACAAACATTGGGCCTTATGACTTACTAAAAGTTGTAAATGAAATTGAAAAAAAATTAAAACGAGAAAGACTCATAAGATGGGGTCCAAGGACTATTGATATTGACATACTGTTGTACGATGATATTGAATTAAAGGATGAAGTGTTGAGTATTCCTCATCCGAGAATATGGGAGAGAGCTTTTGTGTTGATTCCTCTTTCGGATATAAACCCTTTTATAAAAAAAGGAGATGTGTATATTAAAGATTTAATAGCGGAGTTGCCTGATAAAGAAGGAGTTAAGCTGTATAAAGAGAATTGGTACAATGGGGTGTAAAAAATGAAAGTGACAAAAATTTTTACTTTTGACAGTGCCCACAATCTTATAAATTACAATGGGAAGTGTGAGGAGCTTCACGGTCATACCTATAAGCTGGAAGTTACAGTTGAGGGGAAGCCTGACGGAGAAGGAATGGTAATAGATTTTGTGAAGCTTAAAGAAATAGTAAATGAGAAAGTTGTAAAAAAGCTTGACCATAAGTATTTAAATGAAGTTTTAGGATTTAACACTACTTGCGAAAATATTCTTTTGTGGATATGGAAAGAATTGGAGCCTGTGTTTAAAGGAGATAACTATCATCTTTATAAATTGAGATTGTGGGAAACCCCTACAAGTTTTGCAGAAATTACCGAAAAAGATTTAGTATGAGGTTTTTAAAATGGTGATTACAAATCCAATTGTTTACGGGAAATTCATAAAGAGAATCAATAGATTTGAAGCTTATGTAGAGTTAAATAGCGGAGAAAAGACTTTAGTACATGTGCCTAATACGGGAAGGTGTAAAGAGATATTTGTCCCGGGAGCAGAGGTTATCCTTGAAGTAAGAGATAGGCAAGGCAGAAAAACACCCTACGAGTTGGCTTTTGCTTATAAGGGGAAAAGACTTATATCTATCGATTCACAAGTGCCTAATAAAGTAGTTTTAGAAAGCATAAAGATGGGGCTTATTGAGGAATTTAAAGGCTATGACATTGTAGAAAAAGAAAAAACTTTTGGGAACAGTAAGTTTGATATAAAGCTTACAAAAGGGAAAGAGATATGCTATGTAGAAGTCAAAGGAGTAACTCTGGAAGTAGAAGGTGTTGCAAAATTTCCTGATGCTCCCACAGAAAGAGGAAGGAAACA contains:
- the sfsA gene encoding DNA/RNA nuclease SfsA: MVITNPIVYGKFIKRINRFEAYVELNSGEKTLVHVPNTGRCKEIFVPGAEVILEVRDRQGRKTPYELAFAYKGKRLISIDSQVPNKVVLESIKMGLIEEFKGYDIVEKEKTFGNSKFDIKLTKGKEICYVEVKGVTLEVEGVAKFPDAPTERGRKHLKELIKVKKEGMRAAVIFLIQMDDIKYFTPNDEQDPEFGKFLREAVGKGVEAYAYTCDVGENYVFLKDRVEVVL
- the queD gene encoding 6-carboxytetrahydropterin synthase QueD translates to MKVTKIFTFDSAHNLINYNGKCEELHGHTYKLEVTVEGKPDGEGMVIDFVKLKEIVNEKVVKKLDHKYLNEVLGFNTTCENILLWIWKELEPVFKGDNYHLYKLRLWETPTSFAEITEKDLV
- the folK gene encoding 2-amino-4-hydroxy-6-hydroxymethyldihydropteridine diphosphokinase, which encodes MSEVYLSLGSNLGDREENLKRAVFELEHWEGIILKKLSPIYETKPVGYLNQDMFLNIAVEVETNIGPYDLLKVVNEIEKKLKRERLIRWGPRTIDIDILLYDDIELKDEVLSIPHPRIWERAFVLIPLSDINPFIKKGDVYIKDLIAELPDKEGVKLYKENWYNGV